From the genome of Candidatus Desulfarcum epimagneticum, one region includes:
- a CDS encoding conserved hypothetical protein (Evidence 4 : Unknown function but conserved in other organisms): protein MNELKRKSKTCFKNGARVCGAAIALLFAAMALFGCAGDRPGPPARSFPAPALQGEIQTLIRAAREKNAGLRSFKGLGKIRFSQDGHIQSARAAWIGAVPGKFHLAILGPSGTPEANIAGDGVFLYLALRRDNKLYKRKMGDGFVKSRLPVPADFRDMVLLLAGRIPVLDHGRAALSETPGDPGRRLTLWGKKDGRVERIYFDGEKNQVRKVEMYEKTGALQYRAEWGKMRRAAGFEVPFELRVSDGLGGYFFMAAERYWPNVATRPENFVLKRAPAPQSPPQKKQPAPKQPPAAGAR, encoded by the coding sequence GTGAACGAATTGAAAAGAAAATCAAAGACCTGCTTTAAAAACGGCGCCCGGGTTTGCGGGGCCGCCATCGCGCTTCTTTTTGCGGCCATGGCCCTTTTCGGCTGCGCCGGGGACCGTCCTGGGCCGCCCGCGCGCTCTTTTCCGGCCCCGGCGCTCCAGGGGGAAATCCAGACCCTTATCCGCGCGGCCCGGGAGAAAAACGCCGGTCTGCGCTCGTTCAAGGGGCTGGGAAAAATCCGGTTTTCCCAGGACGGACATATCCAAAGCGCCCGGGCCGCCTGGATCGGGGCGGTTCCGGGGAAGTTTCACCTGGCCATCCTGGGGCCGTCGGGGACGCCTGAGGCCAACATCGCCGGGGACGGCGTTTTTTTGTACCTGGCGTTACGGCGGGACAACAAACTGTACAAAAGAAAAATGGGGGATGGGTTCGTGAAGAGCCGGCTCCCGGTCCCGGCGGATTTCAGGGACATGGTTCTTCTCCTGGCCGGGCGAATCCCGGTTCTGGATCATGGACGGGCGGCCCTGTCGGAAACCCCCGGGGATCCGGGGCGCCGCTTGACCCTTTGGGGAAAAAAAGACGGGCGGGTGGAGAGAATCTATTTCGACGGGGAGAAAAATCAGGTCCGGAAAGTGGAGATGTATGAAAAAACCGGGGCGCTCCAATACCGGGCCGAGTGGGGGAAAATGAGGAGAGCCGCCGGTTTTGAGGTTCCGTTTGAGCTGCGGGTCTCGGACGGCCTGGGCGGGTATTTTTTCATGGCCGCTGAGCGATACTGGCCCAACGTGGCCACCCGGCCTGAAAATTTTGTTTTAAAAAGAGCCCCGGCGCCCCAAAGCCCCCCCCAAAAAAAACAGCCGGCCCCAAAACAGCCCCCTGCGGCCGGCGCGCGATGA
- a CDS encoding Phosphohydrolase, translating into MEVDLDLKSHLDLRKIREGLFERERRVLSPLAALGESAVRRNPWVRDESDYRPPFSVDADRILHSLAYARYIDKTQVFYLVKNDHITHRVLHVQLVSKIARTIGRFLNLNEDLIEAVSLGHDIGHPPFGHDGESFLSGICRRRGVGYFHHNIQSVQFLDRVENRGAGWNLCLQTLDGIVCHDGEIHNRRLEPERGKTFQKLDEDIRLKKKDREKKLVPMTLEGCAARMADTISYVGRDAEDAIRLGVIRRSDLPAESVRVLGDTNGTIVFHLVTDIIRNSVGKGHIAFGAECSEALERLKKFNMERIYFHKEAKKHFTAIRDLYEILFDRILEDIEKRDRSAPVYSEFLDGLSANYIDAHRPEEIVRDFIAGMTDRYFLKQFPENMRPGPVFQ; encoded by the coding sequence ATGGAAGTCGATCTGGATTTAAAAAGCCATTTGGATTTAAGAAAGATCCGGGAGGGGCTTTTTGAGCGGGAAAGGCGCGTCCTGTCGCCCCTGGCGGCCCTGGGAGAGTCCGCTGTCCGGAGAAATCCCTGGGTCCGGGACGAATCGGATTACCGGCCGCCCTTTTCCGTGGACGCCGACCGGATTCTGCACTCCCTGGCCTATGCCCGCTACATCGACAAAACCCAGGTGTTTTACTTAGTGAAAAACGACCACATCACCCACCGGGTTTTGCATGTGCAGCTGGTTTCCAAAATCGCCCGGACCATCGGGCGCTTTCTCAACCTCAACGAGGACCTCATCGAGGCCGTCTCTTTGGGCCACGACATCGGTCATCCCCCCTTCGGGCATGACGGGGAATCGTTTTTGTCCGGGATATGCAGGCGGCGCGGCGTCGGGTATTTTCACCACAACATCCAAAGCGTTCAGTTCCTGGACCGGGTGGAGAACCGGGGCGCCGGATGGAACCTTTGCCTTCAGACCCTAGACGGCATTGTCTGCCACGACGGGGAGATTCACAACCGGCGCCTGGAGCCGGAAAGGGGCAAAACCTTTCAAAAACTGGACGAGGACATCCGTTTAAAGAAAAAAGACCGTGAAAAAAAGCTGGTTCCCATGACCCTGGAGGGCTGCGCGGCGAGAATGGCCGACACCATCAGCTATGTGGGCCGGGATGCGGAGGACGCCATACGCCTGGGCGTGATCCGAAGATCGGACCTTCCGGCCGAATCGGTCCGGGTCCTGGGAGACACCAACGGAACCATTGTGTTTCACCTGGTGACGGACATCATCCGAAACAGCGTGGGAAAGGGCCATATCGCCTTTGGAGCCGAATGCTCCGAGGCCCTGGAGCGGCTGAAAAAATTCAATATGGAGCGCATTTATTTTCACAAAGAGGCGAAAAAACATTTCACCGCCATCCGGGACCTTTATGAGATTTTGTTTGACCGGATTTTGGAAGACATTGAAAAGCGAGACCGGTCCGCGCCTGTTTATTCCGAATTTCTGGACGGCCTTTCAGCAAACTACATCGACGCCCACAGGCCTGAGGAGATCGTCCGGGACTTCATCGCCGGTATGACGGACCGTTATTTTTTAAAGCAGTTTCCCGAAAACATGCGGCCCGGCCCGGTTTTCCAGTGA
- a CDS encoding conserved exported hypothetical protein (Evidence 4 : Unknown function but conserved in other organisms), with protein MTYLKKGFCLALTCLLLTVFAIPAQAVSPRKKYHAAEKCYKNLKASRQKMKYRDNWLSCIDKFVSVHRADPSGKWAAAGLYRAGVLYHELYRRSRNTTYRAEARDMFSRIAKRFPKSGYRAKALERLKQYSRQDQKSGQSAARRKRMEGQYARARSCYDRLLKNPKKMKYRDSWFKCVNAFRAVYEKDPSGPLAPACLYMSGILYQGLYRYSRNMSDKNAAADILTSVIARFPKSDYKDKASRAMTAFASKAPATRKAKKTVKRAPPSKRAAAKKAPLKKKKKAFEDHSVITGFKVWSDKRHTRIVIYADKETAYDHRMLKKDPSSRKPPRLYVDFKKSRLQKDAQKSVHVDDNLLVDVRSGQFTRDTVRIVSDIKFFKSYSIFSLKNPFRTVIDVRGAPPASLASRDQKTRESKKSKKVAAPAKIKKRKKPASTKPAGKKGKKQEKIAPGAIARQLALGVSRIVIDPGHGGRDVGATGYYKGVFEKNVTLAIARRLAKKIKQQLGCEVILTRSRDRGLSLEERTAIANTKNADLFISLHTNAHKDKRAHGIETYILNFATDDDAITVAARENATTEKNISDLQTILNDLMRNTKVDESIRLAGYVQNSVVGRLKTKYSRIKNKGIKQAPFYVLMGARMPAILIETSFISNRRECKRLTNWEYQDRLCDGIVRGIREYVKDTKPSALLNAPSPGA; from the coding sequence ATGACATATTTAAAAAAAGGGTTTTGCCTGGCTTTGACATGCCTGCTTCTGACGGTTTTCGCTATCCCCGCGCAGGCGGTTTCCCCCCGGAAAAAGTACCACGCGGCTGAAAAATGTTATAAAAACCTCAAAGCCAGCCGGCAAAAGATGAAATACCGGGACAACTGGCTGTCGTGCATCGACAAGTTTGTGTCCGTTCACCGCGCCGATCCGTCGGGAAAATGGGCCGCCGCCGGCCTGTACCGGGCCGGGGTCCTTTACCACGAGCTGTACCGGCGCTCCCGGAACACGACCTACCGGGCCGAGGCCCGGGATATGTTTTCCCGGATCGCGAAGCGTTTTCCCAAAAGCGGCTACCGCGCAAAGGCGCTTGAGCGGCTTAAACAGTATTCCCGGCAGGATCAAAAAAGCGGACAGTCGGCGGCCCGAAGAAAGCGCATGGAGGGCCAGTACGCCCGGGCCCGCTCCTGCTATGACCGGCTTCTCAAAAACCCCAAAAAAATGAAATACCGGGACAGCTGGTTCAAATGCGTCAACGCGTTCAGGGCCGTTTACGAAAAAGACCCGTCCGGCCCCCTGGCCCCTGCGTGCCTTTACATGTCGGGGATTTTGTACCAGGGGCTTTACCGATATTCCAGAAACATGTCGGATAAAAACGCGGCCGCCGACATACTCACAAGCGTCATCGCCAGGTTTCCCAAAAGCGACTACAAAGACAAAGCGAGCCGGGCCATGACGGCGTTCGCGTCCAAAGCGCCGGCGACCCGGAAAGCGAAAAAAACCGTCAAAAGGGCCCCGCCGTCCAAACGGGCCGCGGCGAAAAAGGCGCCTTTGAAAAAAAAGAAGAAGGCCTTTGAGGATCACTCCGTCATCACGGGCTTTAAGGTGTGGTCGGACAAGCGCCACACCCGCATCGTGATTTACGCCGACAAAGAAACCGCCTACGATCACCGGATGTTAAAGAAAGACCCGTCGTCCAGAAAGCCTCCCCGTCTTTATGTGGATTTTAAAAAAAGCCGGCTGCAAAAAGACGCCCAGAAAAGCGTTCATGTGGATGACAATCTCCTGGTGGATGTGCGCTCGGGCCAGTTCACCCGGGACACGGTGCGAATCGTGTCCGACATCAAATTTTTCAAAAGTTACTCCATCTTTTCCCTTAAAAATCCCTTTCGAACCGTCATTGATGTCCGGGGAGCGCCGCCGGCCTCTCTGGCTTCACGCGATCAAAAAACACGCGAGTCCAAAAAAAGCAAAAAAGTCGCGGCCCCGGCCAAAATCAAAAAGAGGAAAAAACCCGCTTCCACCAAACCGGCGGGAAAAAAGGGAAAAAAACAGGAAAAAATCGCGCCGGGCGCCATCGCCCGGCAGTTGGCCCTGGGGGTGAGCCGGATCGTCATTGATCCGGGACATGGAGGACGCGACGTGGGGGCCACCGGTTACTACAAAGGCGTTTTTGAAAAAAACGTCACCCTGGCCATCGCCAGACGGCTGGCCAAAAAAATAAAACAGCAGCTGGGCTGCGAGGTGATTCTCACCCGGTCCAGGGACCGGGGGCTGAGCCTGGAGGAGCGGACCGCCATCGCCAACACAAAAAACGCGGATCTGTTCATCTCCCTTCACACCAACGCCCATAAGGACAAACGGGCGCACGGGATCGAAACCTACATCCTGAACTTTGCCACCGACGACGACGCCATCACCGTGGCGGCCCGGGAAAACGCCACCACTGAAAAAAACATCAGCGACCTCCAGACCATACTCAACGATCTGATGCGAAACACAAAGGTGGACGAGTCTATCCGGCTGGCGGGCTATGTGCAGAATTCGGTGGTGGGCCGGCTGAAAACCAAATACAGCCGAATCAAAAACAAGGGCATCAAACAGGCGCCGTTTTATGTGCTCATGGGCGCCCGGATGCCCGCCATACTCATTGAGACCTCCTTTATCAGCAACCGCCGGGAGTGCAAGCGCCTCACCAACTGGGAATACCAGGACCGTCTGTGCGACGGGATTGTGAGAGGAATCCGGGAGTATGTCAAAGACACCAAGCCCAGCGCGCTTTTAAACGCGCCCTCGCCCGGGGCGTGA
- a CDS encoding conserved hypothetical protein (Evidence 4 : Unknown function but conserved in other organisms), producing MKKMKMVFFVVLAGLCAALFFQNQEFFLTRKSLGIDLWAAAYRTPEISILILALALFVSGVLIGAFFSLSKQMKQKKSIRILTADLKVHRQKIDELEKRLEFPGSPAAQTPVEEPEARETRETAPGAE from the coding sequence ATGAAAAAAATGAAAATGGTTTTTTTTGTGGTTCTGGCGGGACTTTGCGCGGCTCTTTTTTTCCAGAACCAGGAGTTTTTCTTAACCCGGAAAAGTCTGGGCATTGATCTGTGGGCGGCGGCTTACCGGACTCCGGAGATCTCCATTTTGATCCTGGCCCTGGCTCTGTTTGTTTCAGGGGTTTTGATCGGGGCTTTTTTCAGTTTGTCCAAACAGATGAAACAAAAAAAGAGTATCCGGATTTTAACCGCTGATTTAAAGGTTCACCGGCAGAAAATAGACGAGCTGGAAAAACGCCTGGAATTTCCCGGGAGCCCCGCCGCTCAGACGCCTGTGGAAGAACCCGAAGCCCGGGAAACCCGGGAAACCGCGCCAGGCGCCGAATGA
- a CDS encoding conserved hypothetical protein (Evidence 4 : Unknown function but conserved in other organisms) has protein sequence MRKKKEERVYRRHARAAGLESFQVAVKETDLFISAERRLDTMARDLILERRGYIENYIRSRPEFVQSLLPLPMAGPAPEIVRRMIEASGKSGVGPMAAVAGAIAEEVGRGLLEKSRQVIVENGGDVFIKTDAVSTVGVFAGKSALSGRLGIRVDSSQAPVSVCASSGSLGHSKSMGKADAVCVISGSCALADAAATAIGNHVKTKSDLKRALDFGKTIPGVRGVLIIMDDKVGIWGDVKAAALDG, from the coding sequence TTGCGAAAGAAAAAAGAGGAGAGGGTCTATCGCCGCCACGCGCGCGCCGCGGGTCTGGAATCTTTCCAGGTGGCGGTGAAAGAAACGGACCTGTTTATTTCAGCGGAAAGGCGTCTGGACACGATGGCCCGGGACCTGATCCTGGAGCGCCGGGGCTATATTGAGAATTATATCCGGTCGCGTCCGGAATTCGTCCAAAGCCTGCTTCCCCTTCCCATGGCGGGTCCGGCGCCTGAGATTGTCCGCCGGATGATCGAGGCCTCGGGAAAATCCGGGGTGGGCCCCATGGCCGCCGTGGCCGGGGCCATCGCCGAAGAGGTGGGAAGGGGCCTTTTGGAAAAAAGCCGCCAGGTGATTGTGGAAAACGGGGGCGATGTGTTTATCAAGACCGACGCCGTGTCCACGGTGGGCGTTTTTGCCGGAAAATCGGCGCTGAGCGGCCGCCTGGGCATTCGGGTGGACTCGTCACAGGCGCCGGTTTCCGTGTGCGCCTCCTCGGGCTCTTTGGGGCATTCCAAAAGCATGGGAAAGGCCGACGCCGTATGTGTGATCTCAGGCTCGTGCGCCCTGGCCGACGCCGCGGCCACCGCCATCGGCAACCATGTGAAAACCAAGTCCGACTTGAAACGGGCGCTGGATTTCGGCAAAACCATTCCAGGGGTCCGGGGCGTTTTGATCATCATGGACGACAAGGTCGGAATCTGGGGGGATGTGAAGGCCGCGGCGCTGGACGGATGA
- the sigC gene encoding RNA polymerase sigma-C factor: MKKKKSPRASKASAKKTPAKKRPAKKKKPAKASGGQKALVKFDHLQRYLNEISRYDLLTREQEKELGARIQNDGDREAAYVMATSNLRLVVKIALEFQKVWMQNLLDLIQEGNIGLMHAVKKFDPYKNVKFSYYASFWIKAYILKFIMDNWRLVKIGTTQGQRKLFFKLKKEKQKLIDEGFDPKPKLLSERLGVSEREVVDMDQRLDGWDLSLDAPVKDDSDTDRMGLLKTDSESVEDRLAKKEMHALLHEKINEFKERMTERESEIFFLRIFSDTPATLQQIGDKYHISRERVRQIEKNIIKKMREYFRNEIPDFDDYTGSG, translated from the coding sequence ATGAAGAAAAAAAAATCCCCAAGGGCCTCAAAGGCGTCTGCCAAAAAGACTCCGGCCAAAAAGCGTCCGGCGAAAAAGAAAAAACCGGCCAAAGCTTCAGGCGGCCAGAAGGCCCTGGTCAAATTTGATCATCTCCAGCGTTATCTCAATGAAATCAGCCGCTACGATCTTCTCACCCGGGAGCAGGAAAAGGAGCTGGGCGCCCGGATTCAGAACGACGGCGACCGGGAGGCGGCCTATGTGATGGCCACGTCCAATTTGAGGCTGGTGGTGAAAATCGCCCTTGAGTTTCAAAAAGTATGGATGCAGAATCTTCTGGATCTGATCCAGGAGGGCAACATCGGGCTCATGCACGCGGTGAAAAAGTTCGACCCGTATAAAAACGTGAAATTTTCCTATTACGCCTCCTTCTGGATCAAGGCCTATATCCTTAAATTTATCATGGACAACTGGCGGCTGGTGAAAATCGGCACCACCCAGGGGCAGCGCAAGCTTTTTTTCAAGCTGAAAAAAGAAAAGCAAAAGCTGATCGACGAGGGGTTTGACCCCAAGCCCAAGCTGCTCTCCGAGCGGCTGGGGGTCTCCGAGCGGGAGGTGGTGGACATGGACCAGCGCCTGGACGGCTGGGACCTGTCGCTGGACGCCCCGGTGAAGGACGATTCGGACACCGACCGGATGGGGCTGCTTAAAACCGATTCCGAGTCGGTGGAGGACCGCCTGGCGAAAAAAGAGATGCACGCGCTGTTGCACGAAAAAATCAATGAGTTCAAAGAGCGCATGACCGAGCGGGAGTCTGAGATCTTTTTTCTTCGGATTTTTTCAGACACCCCGGCCACCCTTCAGCAGATCGGGGACAAGTACCACATCTCCCGGGAGCGGGTGCGCCAGATTGAAAAAAACATCATCAAAAAGATGAGAGAATACTTCAGAAATGAAATACCCGATTTTGACGATTACACCGGCTCCGGTTAA
- a CDS encoding conserved hypothetical protein (Evidence 4 : Unknown function but conserved in other organisms), with product MKRAALFLLAAGVLLTHVAGCALIRKKEAPARRAYYEYALSLAERGEGRVEEAGRLMDEAMKADPGSVYLQTEAASLFLVRQKKQKALGIIEKALSREPDNKDALVMLAEIRRDEKDFAAARKACRKILEKDPENEEIHVFLSRIFVEEKDLNGALRALRDMLKILPGSYSAHFLMGMVYAEMEKWGPAEDRLKRALELDPQNTGPALELLKIYRKQGRDDDVLEAYQNLLDKMPGDFITILELGLHHHKIGERERAAEIFRDLGEKSGANPHLIVVISRFYIQNKKNDDALVIVGGMLKGNPESPDLHYLMGMALETAKDPHSALFHFEKLKKKDRFYKKAVSRSSFLYLETGRIRDGIERLESALADTQDEPDFFLHLGSFYEHAGSLDKASKILIRGVGLFPENPGLYFRLGVVHDKAGRREKAIEAMKEAVALDPENPSALNYLGYTYAEMGIRLDEAESLITGALKRKPDDGYITDSLGWVYFKQGRFKKALKTLGRANDLAENEPVIMEHLGDAYLKVKDTKKALEFYRRCADIYTDARDRERIEKKIKDLL from the coding sequence ATGAAAAGGGCGGCGCTTTTTTTGCTGGCCGCGGGAGTCCTTCTGACCCACGTCGCGGGATGCGCCCTGATTCGAAAAAAGGAGGCGCCGGCCCGACGCGCCTACTATGAGTACGCCCTGTCCCTGGCTGAAAGAGGAGAGGGCCGCGTCGAGGAGGCCGGCCGTCTCATGGACGAGGCCATGAAGGCGGACCCCGGCTCCGTGTATCTCCAAACCGAGGCGGCGTCTCTTTTCCTGGTTCGCCAAAAGAAACAAAAGGCCCTTGGAATCATTGAAAAGGCGCTGTCAAGGGAGCCGGACAACAAAGACGCCCTGGTCATGCTGGCTGAAATCAGGCGGGATGAAAAGGATTTTGCGGCGGCCAGAAAGGCATGCCGGAAAATTCTTGAAAAAGACCCTGAAAACGAGGAGATTCATGTTTTTTTAAGCCGGATTTTTGTGGAGGAAAAGGATTTGAACGGGGCCTTGCGGGCCCTGCGGGACATGTTGAAAATTCTGCCCGGGTCTTATTCCGCCCATTTTCTGATGGGCATGGTTTACGCCGAGATGGAAAAATGGGGCCCGGCCGAGGATCGTCTGAAAAGGGCGCTTGAGCTGGACCCTCAAAACACGGGGCCGGCGCTTGAGCTTTTGAAAATTTACCGAAAGCAGGGGCGCGACGACGATGTTCTGGAGGCCTACCAGAACCTTCTGGACAAAATGCCCGGGGATTTTATCACCATCCTGGAGCTGGGGCTGCATCATCATAAAATCGGCGAGCGGGAGAGGGCCGCGGAAATTTTCAGAGACCTGGGAGAAAAAAGCGGCGCCAATCCTCACCTGATCGTCGTCATTTCCCGGTTTTATATCCAAAATAAAAAAAACGACGACGCCCTTGTGATTGTGGGCGGCATGCTGAAGGGAAACCCGGAAAGCCCGGACCTTCATTATCTCATGGGCATGGCGCTGGAGACGGCCAAAGACCCCCATTCGGCGTTGTTTCATTTTGAAAAACTTAAAAAAAAAGACCGGTTTTATAAAAAAGCGGTCTCCCGCAGCTCGTTTTTATACCTGGAAACCGGAAGAATCCGGGATGGAATCGAGCGCCTGGAGTCGGCGCTTGCCGACACACAGGATGAGCCGGATTTTTTTCTTCACCTGGGCTCTTTTTATGAGCATGCCGGAAGCCTGGATAAAGCCTCAAAAATTTTGATCCGGGGCGTGGGGCTGTTTCCTGAAAACCCCGGGCTGTATTTCAGGCTGGGGGTGGTCCACGACAAGGCCGGCCGAAGGGAAAAAGCCATTGAGGCCATGAAGGAGGCCGTGGCCCTGGACCCGGAAAACCCCAGCGCGCTTAACTATCTGGGCTACACATACGCGGAGATGGGCATTCGCCTGGACGAGGCGGAGTCGCTGATCACGGGGGCGCTTAAGCGAAAGCCCGACGACGGGTATATCACGGACAGCCTGGGGTGGGTGTATTTCAAGCAGGGCCGCTTTAAAAAGGCGCTCAAAACCCTGGGACGGGCCAACGATCTGGCCGAAAACGAGCCGGTGATCATGGAGCATCTCGGGGACGCTTACCTGAAAGTCAAAGACACAAAAAAGGCGCTGGAATTTTACAGACGCTGCGCCGACATTTACACAGACGCCAGAGACCGTGAACGAATTGAAAAGAAAATCAAAGACCTGCTTTAA
- a CDS encoding conserved hypothetical protein (Evidence 4 : Unknown function but conserved in other organisms): MKETGVKTRVTYTLNHQGKFYIIENVPARMCRETGEEYFSPETVERIHGLIHGGATPVRMVGTHLYSYT, from the coding sequence ATGAAAGAAACCGGGGTTAAAACACGGGTGACTTACACGCTCAACCACCAGGGAAAATTTTACATCATCGAAAATGTTCCCGCCCGTATGTGCCGGGAAACAGGGGAGGAATATTTCTCGCCGGAAACGGTGGAACGTATTCATGGGCTTATTCATGGAGGGGCCACGCCTGTTCGAATGGTTGGAACCCATCTTTATTCTTACACATAG
- a CDS encoding conserved hypothetical protein (Evidence 4 : Unknown function but conserved in other organisms) codes for MPGTLGHDLKGALLLELRKHDIAPIRSNIDGYSEDDLFDMIEFLYEHCSKPVERHYHDWDDCAWHCNTFEREPGRQEYRAKVNKVLAPYGPGYELSVDGEIMALADTGLEGLFEAPIPHVNPDNISARVEAARNKFRRYRSSLDERRNAIRELADVLEFLRPDLKEVLMPKDESDIFNLANNFGIRHHNTRQKTEFWYSWLFYYYLATIHAAVRLIERHKAGGGQAEDAMKR; via the coding sequence ATGCCCGGCACTCTTGGCCATGATCTTAAGGGGGCACTCCTGCTCGAGTTAAGGAAACATGATATTGCTCCGATCCGGAGCAATATCGACGGATACTCAGAAGATGACCTGTTCGACATGATTGAGTTTCTTTACGAGCACTGCTCGAAACCAGTCGAGCGCCATTACCACGATTGGGACGATTGCGCTTGGCATTGCAACACGTTTGAACGGGAACCAGGGCGACAAGAGTATCGTGCAAAGGTAAACAAAGTCTTGGCCCCGTATGGACCGGGATACGAGCTGTCTGTCGACGGTGAGATCATGGCTTTGGCGGACACAGGACTCGAAGGGCTCTTTGAAGCCCCAATCCCTCATGTGAATCCAGACAATATCTCCGCACGCGTCGAGGCTGCGCGCAACAAGTTCCGTCGGTACCGATCCTCATTAGACGAGAGACGTAATGCAATACGTGAGCTTGCGGACGTTCTCGAGTTTCTACGTCCCGACTTGAAGGAGGTCCTGATGCCCAAAGACGAGTCAGACATCTTCAACCTCGCCAACAACTTCGGCATTCGCCATCACAATACGAGGCAGAAGACCGAGTTCTGGTACAGCTGGCTGTTTTACTACTACTTAGCCACGATCCACGCGGCAGTTCGCCTTATTGAGCGACACAAGGCAGGGGGCGGCCAAGCCGAAGACGCGATGAAACGATGA
- a CDS encoding Alpha-L-glutamate ligase — MRRPFKAIALESRLKACRNVDTLGVRPNFSDYSPEEAERIRTADKVYYPSAFYADIFDSAGIRTFPSYHTYKCVQDKIMQTALFDLLKVPHPRSRVFYGSPRKKKRVLESFSFPFIAKIPRGSAMGRGVFLIRDEGDLDEYLESSRVYYIQEYLPADRDIRVVIIGKKAVLSYWRVSSPGEFRSNVAMGGSIRMDGVPSEAADLALFTAACCGWDDVGMDVIAFKGRHYILEANMKYGREGFRAAGIDYAAFMESLIEKGEI; from the coding sequence ATGAGACGCCCGTTTAAAGCCATCGCCCTGGAATCCCGGCTCAAGGCTTGCCGAAATGTGGACACTTTGGGCGTGCGCCCGAATTTTTCCGACTACTCGCCGGAGGAGGCGGAGAGGATTCGAACGGCGGACAAGGTGTATTATCCCTCCGCCTTTTACGCGGATATTTTCGACTCGGCGGGGATTCGGACATTTCCCAGCTATCACACGTATAAATGCGTCCAGGACAAAATCATGCAGACCGCTTTGTTTGATCTGCTCAAAGTCCCCCACCCCCGGTCCCGGGTGTTTTACGGCAGCCCGCGAAAAAAAAAGCGCGTTCTGGAAAGTTTTTCCTTTCCCTTTATCGCCAAAATTCCCCGGGGCTCGGCCATGGGCCGGGGCGTGTTTCTCATTCGCGACGAAGGCGACCTGGACGAGTATCTGGAATCTTCCCGGGTGTATTACATCCAGGAATACCTCCCGGCGGACCGGGATATCCGGGTGGTGATCATCGGCAAAAAGGCGGTCCTTTCATACTGGCGGGTTTCGTCTCCCGGCGAATTCAGAAGCAACGTGGCCATGGGGGGCTCCATCCGGATGGACGGCGTGCCTTCGGAGGCGGCGGACCTGGCTCTTTTCACGGCCGCCTGCTGCGGCTGGGACGACGTCGGCATGGATGTGATCGCGTTTAAGGGAAGGCATTATATTCTGGAGGCCAACATGAAATACGGCCGGGAGGGGTTTCGGGCCGCCGGAATCGACTACGCCGCTTTCATGGAGTCTTTGATTGAAAAGGGAGAGATATAG